From Miscanthus floridulus cultivar M001 chromosome 15, ASM1932011v1, whole genome shotgun sequence, the proteins below share one genomic window:
- the LOC136508029 gene encoding fructose-bisphosphate aldolase, chloroplastic-like — protein MVAASLLKSSFLPKKSEWGATRQAAAAPRPATVSVVVRASAYADELVKTAKTIASPGRGILAMDESNATCGKRLASIGLENTEANRQAYRTLLVTAPGLGQYISGAILFEETLYQSAVDGRKIVDILVEQGIVPGIKVDKGLVPLAGSNNESWCQGLDGLASREAAYYQQGARFAKWRTVVSIPNGPSELAVKEAAWGLARYAAISQDNGLVPIVEPEILLDGEHGIERTFEVAQKVWAETFYAMAENNVMFEGILLKPSMVTPGAEAKDRATPAQVAEYTLKLLHRRIPPAVPGIMFLSGGQSEVEATQNLNAMNQGANPWHVSFSYARALQNTCLKTWGGQPEKVKAAQDALLLRAKANSLAQLGKYTSDGEAAEAKEGMFVKNYSY, from the exons ATGGTCGCTGCTAGCCTGCTCAAGTCCTCCTTCCTTCCCAAGAAGTCCGAATGGGGCGCCACCAggcaggccgccgccgcgcccaggcCGGCCACCGTCTCCGTGGTCGTCCGCGCCTCCGCCTACGCCGATGAGCTCGTCAAGACCGCG AAAACGATCGCGTCGCCTGGGCGTGGCATCCTGGCGATGGACGAGTCGAACGCGACGTGCGGGAAGCGGCTGGCATCCATCGGGCTCGAGAACACGGAGGCGAACCGGCAGGCGTACCGCACGCTGCTGGTGACGGCGCCGGGGCTGGGCCAGTACATCTCCGGCGCCATCCTCTTCGAGGAGACGCTGTACCAGTCCGCCGTCGACGGCCGCAAGATCGTCGACATCCTGGTGGAGCAGGGCATCGTCCCCGGGATCAAGGTGGACAAGGGCCTCGTCCCGCTCGCCGGCTCCAACAACGAGTCCTGGTGCCAGGGCCTCGACGGCCTCGCCTCCCGCGAGGCCGCCTACTACCAGCAGGGCGCCCGGTTCGCCAAGTGGCGCACCGTCGTCAGCATCCCCAACGGCCCCTCCGAGCTCGCCGTCAAGGAGGCCGCCTGGGGCCTCGCCCGCTACGCCGCCATCTCACAG GACAACGGGCTGGTGCCGATCGTGGAGCCGGAGATCCTTCTCGACGGCGAGCACGGCATCGAGCGGACGTTCGAGGTGGCGCAGAAGGTGTGGGCGGAGACCTTCTACGCGATGGCGGAGAACAACGTGATGTTCGAGGGCATCCTGCTGAAGCCATCCATGGTGACGCCGGGGGCGGAGGCCAAGGACCGGGCCACGCCGGCGCAGGTGGCCGAGTACACGCTGAAGCTCCTCCACCGCCGGATCCCGCCCGCCGTGCCTGGGATCATGTTCCTCTCCGGCGGGCAGTCGGAGGTGGAGGCGACGCAGAACCTCAACGCCATGAACCAGGGCGCCAACCCGTGGCACGTGTCCTTCTCCTACGCGCGCGCGCTGCAGAACACCTGCCTCAAGACCTGGGGCGGGCAGCCCGAGAAGGTCAAGGCCGCGCAGGACGCCCTGCTGCTCCGCGCCAAGGCCAACTCCCTGGCCCAGCTCGGCAAGTACACCTCCGACGGCGAGGCCGCCGAGGCCAAGGAGGGCATGTTCGTCAAGAACTACAGCTACTAA